In Anaerolineales bacterium, the following proteins share a genomic window:
- a CDS encoding TMEM175 family protein yields MNTNRLELFSDGVFAIAITLLVLEIKVPPEGSDLGSELLRLWPSYFAYSISFIVIGAIWINHHAMFIHIVRVDHPMLLFNTLHLMFIAFLPFPTAILAQALHTSENLPIATSFYGGTLTVIGIFVTSMWRYAAHEHRLLDKKLSRTEAKSITRRFLVGPISYGIGSLVALIAPWLALALYVALNVFYLLPRRGAVVKPKHK; encoded by the coding sequence ATGAACACTAATCGGCTTGAACTCTTTAGCGACGGCGTCTTTGCAATTGCAATCACCTTACTTGTTCTAGAAATCAAAGTTCCTCCAGAAGGCTCCGACCTGGGAAGCGAACTTCTTCGACTTTGGCCCTCTTATTTCGCCTATTCGATTAGCTTTATCGTCATCGGCGCGATCTGGATCAATCACCATGCGATGTTTATTCACATAGTCCGAGTTGACCATCCGATGCTCCTGTTCAATACGCTCCATTTGATGTTCATTGCATTTCTACCGTTTCCCACAGCAATTCTCGCTCAAGCCTTGCACACGAGTGAAAATTTGCCCATCGCCACGTCTTTTTATGGCGGCACGCTGACAGTGATCGGCATCTTTGTCACCAGCATGTGGCGTTATGCCGCGCACGAACATCGACTCCTTGATAAAAAGCTCTCACGCACAGAGGCAAAATCCATCACTCGCAGATTTCTGGTCGGTCCTATTAGTTATGGCATTGGATCCCTCGTTGCTTTAATCGCGCCCTGGTTGGCATTGGCGCTTTATGTAGCATTAAATGTATTCTATCTCTTGCCTCGCCGCGGGGCTGTCGTCAAACCCAAACATAAGTAA
- a CDS encoding GtrA family protein — protein sequence MTIIDNRERTRFFKFAIVGAIGSVVDFSVMNLLTRFFSMRLVFAGTISFICAVINNFTGNRYWTYPESRSRHILQQLGMFFVVNAIGIAIRVPILHFAEPPLEGLFAGTNLSSFISPEVAAKNATLALAIGIVMLWNFFVNRYWTYNDVE from the coding sequence ATGACGATCATAGATAACCGCGAACGGACGCGGTTCTTCAAATTTGCCATAGTCGGCGCCATCGGCTCGGTCGTGGATTTCAGCGTCATGAACCTGCTCACGCGCTTCTTTTCCATGCGGCTGGTTTTCGCGGGTACGATCTCCTTCATCTGCGCGGTGATCAATAATTTCACCGGCAACCGCTATTGGACGTATCCCGAATCGAGATCAAGACACATCCTTCAACAACTGGGGATGTTCTTTGTGGTCAACGCCATCGGGATAGCGATCCGCGTCCCGATCCTCCATTTTGCTGAGCCGCCCCTAGAAGGTTTATTCGCCGGGACAAATCTCTCCTCCTTCATCTCCCCTGAAGTGGCGGCAAAGAACGCCACCCTCGCCCTCGCCATCGGAATTGTAATGCTTTGGAACTTCTTCGTGAATCGCTACTGGACGTATAATGATGTAGAGTAA
- a CDS encoding acyl-CoA thioesterase: MSLQPKPLSASRVTLSQLMHPEHANLLGNVHGGWIMKMVDEAGALACMRHAQRKVVTVAIDSMTFREPIRIGDLVILSAEVTYTGRTSMEAKVDVLAENPVTRERSHTNTAYLVYVALDDDGKPTEIPQLKAESAEEELKLSQAKERQERRLKEKKLRESQ; this comes from the coding sequence ATGTCACTTCAACCCAAACCTCTCAGCGCTTCGCGCGTCACCCTCTCTCAATTGATGCACCCCGAACACGCCAACCTGCTGGGCAACGTGCACGGCGGTTGGATCATGAAAATGGTGGACGAAGCCGGGGCGCTCGCCTGCATGAGACACGCCCAGCGGAAAGTCGTCACCGTCGCCATTGACTCGATGACCTTCCGCGAGCCGATCAGAATCGGCGACCTGGTCATCCTGAGCGCGGAAGTCACATATACCGGCAGAACTTCGATGGAAGCGAAAGTGGATGTGCTAGCCGAAAACCCGGTCACGCGCGAACGCTCGCACACGAACACCGCGTACCTCGTCTACGTCGCGCTTGACGACGACGGCAAGCCGACCGAAATCCCTCAACTGAAAGCGGAATCAGCGGAAGAAGAACTCAAACTGAGCCAAGCGAAGGAAAGACAAGAACGCCGCTTGAAGGAAAAGAAACTGCGCGAGTCGCAATGA
- the scpB gene encoding SMC-Scp complex subunit ScpB yields MSDSQTFEGQNSETELSLSAKLEALLFVSGEPVATAQLATALDVAPSVVERGLNELDASLAERGLKLQRHAGRVQLTTAPQLAELIEHFLGLEATAHLSRAALETLAIIAYQQPVTRPQIDSIRGVNSDSMMKSLLHKNLILESGRADGPGRPILYSTTPEFLQHFGLNSILEMPPLAKPEEEESKQDELLKG; encoded by the coding sequence ATGAGCGATTCGCAGACTTTTGAAGGACAAAATTCCGAAACCGAATTGTCACTTTCGGCAAAACTCGAAGCGTTGTTGTTCGTTTCGGGCGAGCCGGTGGCGACCGCGCAACTTGCAACCGCGTTAGACGTCGCTCCCTCGGTCGTCGAGCGCGGACTCAACGAACTGGACGCTTCGCTCGCGGAGCGCGGCTTGAAACTCCAGCGGCACGCGGGACGCGTCCAATTGACGACCGCGCCGCAACTTGCGGAACTCATCGAACACTTCCTCGGCTTGGAAGCGACCGCTCATCTCAGCCGCGCCGCGTTGGAAACGTTGGCGATCATCGCGTATCAACAGCCGGTGACGCGCCCGCAAATCGACTCTATTCGCGGCGTGAACAGCGACAGCATGATGAAGAGTCTTTTGCACAAGAATCTGATCCTCGAATCGGGCCGTGCGGATGGACCCGGTCGTCCGATCCTTTATTCCACTACGCCGGAGTTTTTACAGCACTTCGGATTGAATTCGATCCTTGAAATGCCCCCATTGGCTAAGCCGGAAGAGGAAGAGTCAAAGCAGGATGAGTTGTTGAAGGGGTGA
- a CDS encoding G5 domain-containing protein, producing MRRFFLPLRLLLFLSAFLTLTSCRSPQLTGADIAITVHVNGTTKSVNVNAGSTVQQALQSAEITMSKLDRAEPPLYTVLSDGDSITIIRVEEIFETEEQIIPFDKQIVRNESLPEGDSRLVQAGANGLQEITYRRVIEDGVEISKSIVKSVILQDALPEIVMIGAQSSFAPLPIPGKLAYIAGGNAWVIDSSTANRIPLVTTGDLDGRVFALSPRGDYLIYSRKSTKPADKEINTIWAVRTNPGSKPFSTSVSNVVHFADWIPGTSSFAYSTVEPRAAAPGWQANNDLYRYSISTGEKRKILDANAGGVYGWWGMTFAFAPDGRLAYARPDGIGTVDLDAKTLKPLLDIVPLNTHSDWAWLSSLSWGADSKTLYFVTHAPPSSLVSDEDSPFFDLSATSFENDATVEIAQLTGMFAYPSASPSQPSSRERQYQVAYLQAIFPEQSGTSRYRVVVMDRDGSNRRIVFPANDAPGLEPQVPMWAPSHIEGQSGYFIAVVYQGNLWLVDTGNNQAFQVTGDGLVTRIDWR from the coding sequence ATGCGCCGCTTCTTTCTGCCCTTACGGTTGCTCCTGTTTCTTTCGGCATTCCTCACACTGACGAGTTGTCGCTCGCCTCAACTCACCGGCGCGGACATCGCCATCACCGTCCACGTGAACGGAACGACAAAAAGCGTCAACGTCAACGCGGGAAGCACGGTTCAGCAAGCGCTTCAATCGGCGGAAATTACAATGAGCAAACTCGACCGCGCCGAGCCTCCCCTCTACACCGTCCTCAGCGACGGCGACTCCATCACGATCATCCGCGTGGAAGAAATTTTCGAAACCGAAGAACAAATCATCCCCTTCGACAAGCAAATCGTGAGAAACGAATCCTTACCGGAGGGCGACTCGCGCCTCGTCCAAGCCGGAGCGAACGGCTTGCAAGAAATCACCTACCGCCGCGTCATCGAAGACGGCGTTGAGATCAGCAAATCCATTGTCAAATCCGTCATTCTGCAAGACGCGCTCCCCGAAATCGTGATGATCGGCGCGCAATCATCCTTTGCGCCCCTGCCGATCCCCGGCAAACTCGCTTACATCGCGGGCGGCAACGCATGGGTCATCGACTCCTCCACCGCCAACCGCATCCCCCTCGTCACCACCGGCGACCTCGACGGTCGCGTCTTCGCGCTCTCGCCGCGCGGCGACTACCTCATTTACTCGCGCAAGTCCACCAAGCCCGCGGACAAAGAAATCAACACAATCTGGGCGGTGCGAACAAATCCCGGAAGCAAACCGTTTTCAACCAGCGTCTCGAACGTCGTCCACTTTGCCGATTGGATTCCCGGCACAAGTTCATTCGCCTACTCCACCGTTGAGCCGCGCGCTGCCGCCCCGGGCTGGCAGGCAAACAACGACCTCTATCGCTACAGCATTTCGACCGGCGAAAAAAGAAAGATTCTGGACGCGAACGCCGGCGGAGTCTACGGTTGGTGGGGAATGACCTTTGCGTTCGCCCCCGACGGGCGGCTTGCCTACGCCCGCCCCGACGGAATCGGCACCGTGGACCTCGACGCGAAAACGCTCAAGCCCCTGCTCGATATCGTCCCCTTGAACACACACAGCGACTGGGCATGGCTCTCCTCGCTTTCGTGGGGAGCCGATAGCAAAACCCTATACTTTGTAACCCATGCGCCTCCATCCAGTCTGGTAAGCGACGAAGATTCGCCCTTCTTCGACCTGAGCGCGACCTCGTTCGAAAACGACGCGACGGTTGAGATCGCGCAATTGACCGGCATGTTCGCCTACCCAAGCGCGTCGCCGTCACAGCCCAGTTCGCGGGAAAGACAATACCAAGTCGCGTACCTGCAAGCCATCTTCCCTGAACAAAGCGGAACGAGCCGCTACCGAGTCGTCGTCATGGACCGCGACGGCTCCAACCGGCGAATAGTTTTCCCTGCGAATGACGCGCCCGGTCTTGAACCGCAAGTCCCTATGTGGGCGCCGAGTCATATCGAAGGACAATCCGGCTATTTCATCGCCGTCGTGTATCAAGGCAATCTTTGGCTGGTGGATACCGGTAACAACCAAGCCTTTCAAGTGACGGGCGATGGACTCGTCACGCGGATTGATTGGAGATAG
- a CDS encoding GNAT family protein — MSDVKIANPAYRIETKRLVVRCYNPSDAKLLADSVSESVEHLKPWMPWAHDEPQRLESREELLRSFRGKFDLQQDFIYGIFNREETRLLGGTGLHTRLGDKELEIGYWIHKDFINQGLVTESTAALIKVAFEIIHVHRIEIHCDTRNLASAAVPRKLGFTHEGTLRAKTPFRDEWRDTMIWGLLESEYPNSPSSKAEIRAFDAAGNALI; from the coding sequence ATGAGCGACGTAAAAATTGCAAACCCCGCGTATCGAATTGAAACAAAACGGCTTGTCGTGCGATGCTACAACCCATCGGATGCAAAGTTGCTGGCAGATTCGGTAAGCGAAAGCGTGGAGCATCTCAAGCCGTGGATGCCCTGGGCGCACGATGAACCGCAAAGATTGGAATCAAGGGAGGAACTGTTGCGGAGCTTTCGCGGAAAATTCGACCTCCAACAAGATTTTATTTATGGGATCTTTAACCGCGAGGAAACGCGCTTGCTCGGCGGGACAGGGCTTCATACACGTCTCGGGGATAAAGAGCTTGAGATCGGCTATTGGATTCACAAGGACTTTATCAATCAGGGACTAGTTACTGAATCCACCGCCGCTTTGATCAAGGTGGCGTTCGAGATCATTCACGTGCATCGCATCGAAATTCACTGCGACACGCGCAATCTCGCCTCTGCCGCTGTGCCGCGCAAGTTGGGTTTCACACACGAAGGCACGCTCCGCGCGAAAACGCCATTCCGCGATGAATGGAGGGATACGATGATCTGGGGCTTGCTCGAAAGCGAATATCCGAACAGCCCATCGTCGAAAGCGGAGATTCGAGCCTTCGACGCGGCTGGCAACGCCTTGATATGA
- a CDS encoding ATP-binding protein, translating into MTNLRAPSKIIPRAFPGIKANEIEELIANSQVHSYAPGAVLCRENAVEDRFYMILEGDAEVTKIINNAEVRLLKTLGPGDFFGEMALIHNAPRAATVTAKSPLTTLELNKTGFDRVLHNSSSVAMAMVSEISRRLRSNDQMAVDDLRLRASELADAYQKLAEQDFARREFLTNIAHELRTPLMAASGFLQMLQSGAMSGNQISTAIETVSRNVQQIVTLVNDILFLQEMELVLPEFQAVDLNTVAKNVTDTYAPKAIERNVNLRFAPSVGLPHVVGDSKSLERALAALVDNAIKFSPKGGEVNVRLSVRGNDVLLAVEDHGIGMEKDAMTRVFDRFYHLDRHENDLFGGIGLGLAITKQVIEQHHGNLTVTSAPGRGSTFTIVLKRQN; encoded by the coding sequence ATGACCAATCTTCGCGCCCCATCGAAGATCATCCCGCGCGCCTTTCCCGGCATCAAAGCGAACGAGATCGAAGAACTCATCGCCAACAGCCAGGTCCATTCGTACGCGCCCGGCGCGGTGCTGTGCCGCGAAAACGCGGTGGAAGACCGCTTCTACATGATCCTCGAAGGCGACGCCGAAGTGACGAAGATCATTAACAACGCCGAGGTGCGCCTGCTCAAAACGCTCGGACCCGGCGACTTCTTCGGCGAAATGGCGCTCATCCACAACGCGCCGCGCGCCGCCACCGTCACCGCGAAATCCCCGCTTACCACACTCGAACTCAACAAGACCGGCTTCGACCGCGTCCTGCACAACAGCAGTAGCGTGGCGATGGCAATGGTCAGCGAGATCAGCCGCCGCCTGCGCTCGAACGACCAGATGGCGGTGGACGACCTCCGCTTGCGCGCGAGCGAACTCGCCGACGCCTACCAAAAACTTGCCGAGCAAGACTTCGCCCGCCGCGAGTTCCTCACCAACATCGCCCACGAGTTGCGAACCCCGCTGATGGCGGCGAGCGGATTCCTCCAAATGCTGCAGAGCGGCGCGATGAGCGGCAACCAGATTTCCACTGCGATCGAAACGGTCTCGCGCAACGTCCAGCAGATCGTCACCCTCGTCAACGACATCCTCTTCTTGCAGGAAATGGAACTCGTCCTCCCCGAATTTCAAGCGGTGGATTTGAACACGGTCGCGAAAAACGTGACGGACACCTACGCGCCCAAAGCCATCGAGCGGAATGTAAACCTGCGCTTCGCTCCCAGTGTCGGCCTGCCCCACGTCGTCGGCGATTCCAAATCCCTCGAGCGCGCGCTCGCCGCCCTCGTAGACAACGCCATCAAATTCAGCCCCAAAGGTGGAGAGGTAAACGTGCGCCTCAGCGTGCGCGGCAATGATGTGCTACTTGCCGTCGAAGATCACGGCATCGGCATGGAAAAAGACGCCATGACGCGCGTCTTCGACCGTTTCTATCACCTCGACCGCCACGAGAACGATCTCTTCGGCGGCATCGGGCTGGGACTCGCCATCACGAAACAGGTCATCGAACAACACCACGGTAACCTCACCGTCACCAGCGCGCCCGGCAGGGGGAGTACGTTTACGATCGTGTTGAAAAGGCAGAATTGA
- a CDS encoding SDR family oxidoreductase — translation MRILITGAAGFLGSHLSDRLLAEGHEIVGLDNFVTGNPQNIAHLMGNERFSFYKHDVSNYIFVQGKVDAVMHFASPASPNPQSPSGYFNLPIQTMKAGALGTHNCLGVAKTNNARFLLASTSEIYGDPLVHPQTEDYTGNVDPVGPRAVYDEAKRFAESITMAYHRYHGVDSRIVRIFNTYGPRMDLEDGRALPNLLKQALLGQPLTVYGDGSQTRSFCYVDDLVDGIVKLLYSDEHLPVNIGNQHEISLLQFAEAINRITGNKGGITFVKDARSVRDPQQRRPDITRAKTILKWEPRVSLDEGIEKTIPYFKEKLGVG, via the coding sequence ATGCGTATTTTGATCACCGGAGCCGCCGGGTTTCTCGGCTCACACTTGAGCGACCGCTTGCTTGCCGAAGGTCACGAGATCGTCGGCTTGGATAACTTCGTCACAGGCAACCCGCAAAACATCGCCCACCTGATGGGCAACGAACGATTTTCGTTTTACAAACACGATGTTTCGAATTACATTTTCGTGCAAGGCAAAGTGGACGCTGTGATGCACTTTGCGTCGCCCGCTAGCCCGAACCCACAATCGCCGTCGGGTTATTTCAACCTGCCGATCCAAACGATGAAAGCCGGCGCGCTCGGCACACATAACTGTCTTGGCGTGGCAAAAACGAACAATGCAAGATTTTTGCTTGCATCCACCAGCGAAATTTACGGCGACCCGCTCGTCCACCCGCAAACGGAAGATTACACCGGCAACGTGGACCCCGTCGGTCCGCGTGCAGTATACGACGAAGCAAAGCGATTCGCCGAATCCATCACGATGGCGTATCACCGCTATCACGGCGTGGACTCGCGCATCGTACGCATCTTCAACACCTACGGTCCGCGCATGGATTTGGAAGATGGGCGCGCCCTGCCGAACTTGCTCAAACAAGCATTACTCGGTCAACCGCTCACCGTCTACGGCGATGGAAGCCAAACGCGCTCGTTCTGCTACGTGGACGATCTGGTTGACGGGATCGTAAAATTGCTTTATTCCGACGAACATCTCCCGGTCAACATCGGCAACCAGCACGAGATCAGCCTGCTTCAATTCGCCGAAGCGATCAACCGCATCACCGGCAACAAAGGCGGGATTACCTTCGTCAAGGATGCGCGCAGTGTCCGCGACCCGCAACAACGCCGCCCCGACATCACCCGCGCAAAAACCATCCTCAAATGGGAGCCGCGCGTCTCGCTCGATGAGGGCATCGAGAAAACCATTCCCTACTTCAAAGAAAAACTGGGAGTTGGATGA
- the rsmD gene encoding 16S rRNA (guanine(966)-N(2))-methyltransferase RsmD — MSLRVIAGKAKGRKLKSVPGDTTRPITDRVKEALFNIISSDVVDSNWWDLFAGTGAVGIEAFSRGAAFVRFTDSNRAPIETIQSNVEHCGFAPQAEIRRADAFAYLASPADKKFEYIYIAPPQYKDMWVKALELVDDNIEWLTDDGWVVVQIAPREFKFSEVSLENLEQFDERKYGTTLLVFYQKKEA; from the coding sequence ATGAGTCTACGCGTCATTGCCGGGAAAGCCAAAGGGCGAAAGTTGAAATCTGTGCCGGGCGATACCACACGCCCCATCACCGACCGCGTCAAGGAAGCGTTGTTCAACATCATCTCCAGCGACGTGGTCGACTCCAACTGGTGGGACTTGTTCGCAGGCACGGGCGCGGTCGGAATCGAAGCGTTCAGTCGCGGCGCGGCGTTCGTCCGCTTCACCGATTCGAACCGCGCCCCCATCGAAACGATTCAATCCAACGTGGAGCATTGCGGATTCGCGCCGCAGGCGGAAATCCGCCGCGCGGACGCGTTCGCGTATCTCGCCTCGCCTGCCGATAAAAAATTCGAGTACATCTATATCGCTCCCCCGCAATACAAAGACATGTGGGTCAAAGCGTTGGAACTCGTGGATGATAATATCGAATGGCTCACCGATGACGGCTGGGTCGTCGTGCAGATCGCGCCGCGTGAATTCAAGTTCAGCGAGGTTTCGCTCGAGAATCTTGAACAGTTCGACGAGCGGAAATACGGAACGACATTGCTGGTCTTTTATCAAAAGAAAGAGGCATGA
- a CDS encoding YcxB family protein: protein MEITVSYSSSRAEIATRYWQTWRTRLWKIHLFVFVIVFFFVVSLEGHWPIRDYRFLVYASLTGIVVLFFFILFPQAMYKSQVRTLTVNEDGMQTVIGSRTGKTDWREILSIEEDEDEHIIIVAKKTYNAMLIPKRAFQSDVARKTFLTAIREWHEAAQESHP from the coding sequence ATGGAAATTACAGTTTCTTACAGTAGTAGTCGGGCAGAAATTGCAACCCGATATTGGCAAACGTGGCGTACTCGGCTCTGGAAAATCCATTTGTTTGTGTTTGTGATAGTTTTTTTCTTTGTAGTATCACTTGAAGGGCATTGGCCAATCCGCGATTATCGATTCTTAGTATATGCCTCCCTGACTGGAATTGTCGTTTTGTTTTTCTTCATCCTGTTTCCTCAGGCAATGTATAAGTCGCAAGTTCGAACGCTGACTGTCAACGAAGACGGAATGCAAACCGTGATTGGCTCAAGGACTGGAAAGACTGATTGGAGAGAGATTTTAAGCATAGAAGAAGATGAGGACGAACACATCATTATTGTGGCTAAAAAGACATACAACGCGATGTTAATACCCAAACGCGCTTTTCAGTCTGATGTTGCACGAAAAACTTTCTTAACCGCGATACGAGAGTGGCATGAGGCTGCCCAAGAATCGCATCCATAA
- a CDS encoding DUF1295 domain-containing protein, with product MMPFVWLFLFSGFVILCLTTILWLVSLPLKNSSIADIFWGIGFIVVAWLVFSYGFGYLPRKQWMTALVTVWGLRLALHIGNRNWGKPEDFRYAKWREENGPRWWWISYFKVFLLQGFLMWVLSAPILAAQSSGYPAILTPLDLLGLLLWAVGLTIETIADLQLSLFKLNPVNTGKLLTTGLWKFSRHPNYFGESLVWWGVYFIAAAAGAWWMIFSPALMTWLLLRVSGVALLERTLSLKPGFEEYSRKTSPFFPWLPKQ from the coding sequence ATGATGCCGTTTGTGTGGCTGTTCCTCTTCAGCGGATTCGTCATCCTTTGCTTGACGACAATTCTATGGTTGGTCAGTCTCCCGCTCAAGAATTCCAGCATCGCGGACATATTCTGGGGAATCGGCTTCATCGTCGTTGCGTGGCTGGTGTTTTCATACGGATTTGGCTACCTGCCGCGCAAACAATGGATGACGGCTCTGGTCACCGTTTGGGGACTCCGTCTCGCGCTTCACATTGGCAACCGCAATTGGGGCAAGCCTGAGGATTTTCGCTACGCCAAATGGCGCGAGGAAAACGGTCCGCGCTGGTGGTGGATTTCCTATTTCAAAGTATTTCTACTGCAAGGATTCTTGATGTGGGTTCTCAGCGCTCCCATCCTTGCCGCGCAAAGTTCGGGATACCCGGCGATTCTCACGCCGTTGGACTTGCTCGGCTTGTTGCTCTGGGCGGTCGGCTTGACAATCGAAACAATCGCTGACTTGCAATTGAGCCTATTCAAACTCAACCCAGTGAACACAGGAAAATTGCTCACGACCGGTCTATGGAAATTCTCACGCCACCCGAACTACTTCGGAGAATCGTTGGTGTGGTGGGGCGTTTATTTCATCGCCGCCGCGGCAGGCGCATGGTGGATGATCTTCTCCCCCGCCTTGATGACATGGCTGTTACTCCGCGTTTCCGGCGTTGCCCTGCTTGAACGGACGCTCAGCCTCAAACCCGGATTTGAAGAGTATTCACGCAAGACAAGCCCGTTCTTTCCATGGTTGCCGAAACAGTAG
- a CDS encoding aldo/keto reductase — protein MSTQTIPNITLNNGATIPQIGFGTLNVPPDRNPSPENTAKTAHFVNMALELGYRLIDTAQMYGNERGVGQGIADSGIPRKQLFVTSKLGNGNHRPDDVRRSFDETMQTLNLDYLDLFLIHWPLPTLYDGNYVSTWKAMTELLDDGRVRSVGVSNFQPNHLERIISETGITPVVNQIEVHPGFNNDAARAASARYGIAVEAWSPLGQGKVLEEEVIKDVAAKKGKTTAQAILRWHIQHGHIVFPKSMHRERMQENLALFDFGLSPDEIRAIDSLDKGESGRIGANPDTFDWIPSSEAPTPTIKP, from the coding sequence ATGTCAACGCAAACGATTCCGAACATAACTTTGAACAACGGCGCGACCATCCCGCAGATTGGATTTGGGACCTTGAATGTCCCGCCAGACCGCAATCCCTCGCCCGAAAATACCGCCAAGACAGCGCACTTCGTCAATATGGCGCTCGAACTTGGCTATCGGCTCATTGACACCGCGCAGATGTATGGCAATGAGCGCGGAGTAGGACAGGGCATCGCCGACTCGGGCATTCCGCGCAAGCAGTTGTTTGTGACCAGCAAACTTGGCAACGGCAATCATCGCCCCGATGATGTGCGCCGTTCGTTCGACGAAACAATGCAGACGTTGAATCTCGATTATCTTGACCTGTTCCTGATCCACTGGCCCTTGCCGACTCTGTACGACGGCAACTATGTTTCTACCTGGAAGGCGATGACCGAACTGCTCGACGATGGACGCGTACGCAGTGTTGGAGTATCGAACTTCCAGCCCAACCATCTGGAACGAATCATCTCTGAGACGGGTATTACTCCGGTCGTCAATCAGATCGAGGTGCACCCCGGCTTCAACAATGACGCCGCGCGTGCCGCGTCCGCAAGATACGGAATCGCGGTGGAAGCGTGGAGTCCGCTCGGACAAGGCAAGGTTCTGGAAGAAGAAGTCATCAAAGATGTAGCCGCCAAGAAAGGAAAGACGACTGCCCAAGCCATTCTGCGCTGGCACATCCAGCATGGACACATCGTCTTTCCCAAGTCAATGCATCGTGAGCGAATGCAAGAGAATCTCGCTCTGTTCGACTTCGGCCTTTCACCTGACGAAATCAGAGCCATTGATTCGCTCGACAAGGGCGAAAGCGGGCGGATCGGCGCCAACCCCGACACGTTCGATTGGATTCCCTCTAGCGAAGCCCCAACACCGACGATAAAACCATGA
- a CDS encoding ATP-binding protein, with amino-acid sequence MTEPELNQTEAEAKEPVAHSFKSLRELVDFVSGKNLPPITTDDGRVTEALPFPFLAIVGQQEMKLALLLALINPNVGGILLIGPRGTAKTTAVRSLLDLLPMVERSACPYGCLPEDIEAGGVEAVCPDCAKKFAEGKPLTAPDKVRLIELPLNARIEDVVGGIDERAAVHERMRIRRGILAQADRNLLYIDEINLLSDDVVDSILDAAAQGSYTVRRGPIAATYRSRFVLIGSMNPEEGRLRPQILDRFGLRVIVRGLDDASQRLEAYRRVQAYLANPRQLVNQFSPEMEAAAAEIRSAREQIKHVVIPDAVANPAIALVQKLGIDSLRAEITWFESARAYAAADGRSEVTHDDLKVVAPMALRLRRSVFMNDYFKGQAGEEKEMNAALNGFGKSSTKKKTRKTK; translated from the coding sequence ATGACAGAACCAGAACTCAACCAAACCGAAGCGGAAGCAAAAGAACCCGTCGCGCACTCGTTCAAGAGTCTGCGCGAACTGGTCGACTTCGTCTCGGGAAAAAACCTGCCGCCGATCACAACCGATGACGGGCGCGTGACCGAGGCGCTGCCCTTCCCGTTCCTCGCTATCGTGGGGCAACAGGAAATGAAACTCGCGCTCCTGCTTGCGTTGATCAACCCGAACGTTGGCGGCATTTTGTTGATCGGTCCACGTGGCACGGCAAAAACAACAGCCGTCCGCAGTTTGTTGGATTTGCTCCCGATGGTCGAGCGAAGCGCTTGCCCATACGGTTGTTTGCCCGAAGATATCGAAGCGGGCGGCGTCGAAGCGGTCTGCCCAGACTGTGCAAAAAAATTCGCGGAGGGCAAACCACTCACCGCGCCAGACAAAGTCCGCTTGATCGAACTGCCGTTGAACGCGCGCATCGAGGATGTGGTCGGCGGCATTGACGAGCGCGCGGCAGTCCACGAGCGGATGCGCATCCGCCGCGGAATCCTCGCGCAGGCAGATCGCAATTTATTGTACATTGACGAAATCAATTTGCTCAGCGACGATGTTGTAGATTCGATTCTGGACGCGGCGGCGCAGGGATCGTACACCGTGCGGCGCGGTCCCATCGCGGCGACATACCGTTCGCGCTTCGTGTTGATCGGCTCGATGAATCCCGAAGAGGGACGCCTCCGTCCGCAGATTTTAGACCGCTTCGGACTCAGGGTGATCGTGCGCGGCTTGGACGACGCCTCGCAACGGCTGGAGGCATATCGCCGCGTGCAGGCTTACCTTGCGAATCCGCGTCAATTGGTGAACCAGTTTTCCCCTGAGATGGAAGCGGCGGCGGCAGAAATCCGCAGCGCGCGCGAACAGATCAAGCATGTCGTCATCCCAGATGCGGTTGCGAATCCTGCCATCGCCCTTGTCCAAAAGTTGGGAATCGATTCACTGCGCGCCGAGATCACCTGGTTCGAGTCGGCGCGCGCCTACGCCGCGGCGGATGGACGAAGCGAAGTCACGCACGATGATTTGAAAGTTGTCGCGCCGATGGCGTTGCGGTTGCGACGATCGGTATTCATGAACGATTATTTCAAAGGGCAGGCGGGGGAGGAAAAAGAAATGAACGCGGCGCTGAACGGTTTTGGAAAATCTTCCACGAAAAAGAAAACGCGCAAAACAAAATGA